DNA sequence from the Sinorhizobium sp. RAC02 genome:
GAGGGCGGGATCCTCGCCAAGCGTGGCGGCATGGTAGGTATCGAAAAGAAGGTCGAAGCGGCCATGAAACTGATCCTGCAGTTCCGCCGCGAGGGAAAGGCTGCCCATGTAGTAGCCGGGAATGGTGATCGCCTCGACGAGAACGCGCACACCGCTCCCCTCCGCCCGGTTCAAAGCCCAGGAGAGATTGAAGCGATAGGTCTCGCCGGCATCCAGGACGCCGCCCTTCGGCACGCCCGCCATGGGATGAACGAAGGGGCAGCCGATGGCTTGCGCGTAATCGAGCGCCCGGTCGAAGCCGGCGCGGAACTCCGCCTCGCGGCCCAGCAGTGCGGCAAGACCTTTTTCCCCCTTCGCCGCATCGCCCATGCCGGAGGTGACCTGCGAGAAGGTAAGGCCGAGATCGGCAAGGCGGGCTCGCATATCGGCGGCGGGCACGCTCCAGGGCTCGGGATGCTCGATCGCGGTAAAGCCATCGCGCGCGGCCGCGGCCGGCCGCGCGGCGAGCGGCAGTTCGGTATAGAGATAGCCGATATGCGCGGAGAAGCGGTTCATCAGTCCGTCCCGAACGGCGCTGTGCGACCGTCGGGGAAGGCGACCCCGGCGCCGGCGCCTTCGGCGGTAAGGTCCGCGACGACATTGTCTGTGATCGGGATGCCGGTGCGGCGGCGCTCGTCCTCGCGGCGCTGTTCCGGCTCGCCAGGCATCATGATTTCGTCCACACCCGCCGCGCGCGGAAGAACCTTGATGCGCTCGTAGAACTCATCCATGCGTGCAGCAAAATCGCTCATCGAGAGGAAGAGGTCGGGTTTGATGGCGAAAAACAGGTGGCCGACATTCTGTGGTTCGGAATGGTCGAAGTAGAGGCTTTTTACGTCTCCGCCGAAATTCGCGCCGGTCAGCACGCCGGACATCAGGTCCATCAGCGTCGCCAGCACAGAACCCTTGACGCCGCCGAAGGGCAGGCAGACGCCCTCGAAGGCCTTGGCGGCGTCTGTGGTGGGGTTGCCGTCGACATCCAGCGCCAGCCCTTCGGCAATGGGATCACCCTTCATCGCCGCCAGCCGGATTTTTCCGCGCGCGATCACCGTCATCGCCATGTCCATCACATAGGGCGGGTGTTTGCCGCCTGGAATGCCGGCGGCGATGGGACTTGCGCCGAGGAATGTCGTGCGCCCGCCCCACATCGGAATGGCGGGCGAGGAGTTGGTGAAGATCATCGAGATGAAACCGCGCTCGATGGCGCGCAGTGCATAACACGCCCCCATGCCGAAATGCGTGGAGCGGTTGACGCCGGCAAGGCCGATGCCCATCTCGCCGGCGATGTCGCAAGCAGCGTTCATGGCAATGTTGGAGGCGATGAAGCCCATGCCGTTGTCGCCATCGACCGCGGCGACGGCGCCCGCGACCTTCGTCACCTTGACGTCGGGACGCGGATTGACGAGACCGCGCTTCAACCGCTCCAGATACATCGGGATGCGGCTGACCCCGTGGCTGTCGACGCCGCGTAGGTTCGCCTTGACGAGGTCTCCGGCGATCAGGTCCGCGTCCGCGCGGCTCATGCCGACCGAGAGGAACATGGCGGCGGCATATCGGGTCAGGTCTTCGGCTTGGAAATAAAGCGTTTCGGCCATGGCGGGCTCCCGGAGGGTTGAGTTTTCCCGCCCGGCCGCAGGGGGTGCGGCCGGTCAGGTATCAGCATGGATGAATGGCGCCGTCAGACGCCGGCAGTTTCGTCGGGCATGTTGATCTTACGCGTGCGCCGCCAGTGCAGCATCGCCGGCACGATCAGGATCAGCGCCGAGACGGCGACCAGCACGGCCGAGAGCGGGGTGGAGACGAAGACCATCGGATCCCCCTGCCCTACGGCAAGCGCCCGGCGCATCTGCACTTCCGCCATCGGCCCAAGGATGAGGCCGATCAGCACGGGCGCGATCGGAAAATCGTAGACGCGCATCGTGTA
Encoded proteins:
- a CDS encoding TIM barrel protein, whose translation is MNRFSAHIGYLYTELPLAARPAAAARDGFTAIEHPEPWSVPAADMRARLADLGLTFSQVTSGMGDAAKGEKGLAALLGREAEFRAGFDRALDYAQAIGCPFVHPMAGVPKGGVLDAGETYRFNLSWALNRAEGSGVRVLVEAITIPGYYMGSLSLAAELQDQFHGRFDLLFDTYHAATLGEDPALWATQNARRIGHVHIADHPGRHEPGTGTLPFDRLLSALTAAGYAGAVGFEYVPSAATSTSAAFLPGWKRLLSEKVLP
- a CDS encoding Ldh family oxidoreductase, with translation MAETLYFQAEDLTRYAAAMFLSVGMSRADADLIAGDLVKANLRGVDSHGVSRIPMYLERLKRGLVNPRPDVKVTKVAGAVAAVDGDNGMGFIASNIAMNAACDIAGEMGIGLAGVNRSTHFGMGACYALRAIERGFISMIFTNSSPAIPMWGGRTTFLGASPIAAGIPGGKHPPYVMDMAMTVIARGKIRLAAMKGDPIAEGLALDVDGNPTTDAAKAFEGVCLPFGGVKGSVLATLMDLMSGVLTGANFGGDVKSLYFDHSEPQNVGHLFFAIKPDLFLSMSDFAARMDEFYERIKVLPRAAGVDEIMMPGEPEQRREDERRRTGIPITDNVVADLTAEGAGAGVAFPDGRTAPFGTD